TCTGTGAGAGGTACAACAAGCTCTGACAGAGGAATGTGTTCTGTACTTACAGCCACGTCATCTGTTACTTTGATACAGAGGTTCCCATCACAATGTCGGTATTTGAGAACGACACGCACCTGAAATGACAAACACTTTAAGAATTAGCACTTACAGCTAACAATTCTCAGAATATATTGAAGGAAACCTGCCCACATTCAGACTACCCTTAATTATAATTATGTACTGCTCCATGTTTTCAGCACCTCTGTGGTGCTCCTCAGCTCTGGTGGTATGGAAGTTGTAATCCCATAGCCAAAGTGGCATGGAAGTTGGCCCACTACATTTCCCTGCCTAACACTTTAAACTGGTTTCATAGCAGCAACAGCAAGGTTAACACTGGGGATGTTCAAAAACACTGCAAATACAGCAACAACAGTTGCAGAGACCTTGGTGACAGCCAGGATAAACTATGAGAGTCATGTCGAGACAAGACACCCCCTCGCTGTGTATCATTCCAGAAAAACCAACTGGAAGACTGTGTTTGTAGGCttgaaacacttcaaaaaaaagTAGCTCTACATGAAGACTTGAAAGGGATCAACTAAATGGGGTAAGCTCAACACCACCACTTTTTCTCCTGTGGTACCTGAACTGTCATCACAGTTACTCCTGCAGTCACCTGCCCGCAGCTCTAACCTATCCAGTTGTTCTGGACCCTCAAATCACCAAAGTTCTCAAATCCATGCTGATAAAAAACCACATCCTTAGTGACTGAGCACTAAATGGTTCCTCCTGAGCACAGAATCAGCCACAGAGGGTCTGTATCTGTTTGCAGCTTCAGCTAACATCAGTAACTAGAAACGAGGCAAGGTGGCCTTTGAGAACATTCTGAACTCACACTGTAAACAGGTTTTTATTGTACAGTGATTTGTTCTAATGGTCAACAACCACCTTCACtacaaatacattttgaaattcCTTCTCCAGAACGGATCTCATCACAGATTGACCCTTTTTAGCAAACTGCCACCTTCTGACCACAGCAGCAGTGTAACAACAGCGCATCTCCCTACTGGGCAGCCCCAAAAGCACAAGAGAGGCCGCCACAGGCAGCAGCTACAGGCTCAACACATCAATAACCTGCCCTTGCAAAAGGCAGGGCCACTCACTACCTGGCTGGGGACCACACACCCATCTCCCACAGCTCTTGTTCTTCCTTCAGTTTCCCAGCAAGCCCAAATACAAAAGCTCCTGAGGCTAATTCTCTGCCAAATTAACAGGACGGTATTTGTGTTACGACAATGGGGCCTATATAAACCCCTCTGTAACTAGACAAGTttgctgccagggatgggaagagATTGCCTTTGGAGACCCCTTAAGGAAAGGGGAAGAGCAACTCCTGGCTGCAGTGACATCCCTCTTCTTTCACTTAATTGAATGTCACAGAGCCTAAGGCGGCAAAACTGGGCAATTTTATTATCAGCAGCAATCGCATATGGAACCGCTATGCTAATTAAACAGCAGACGTTAATCTGCTTTAAATAATCagatattaatttaatattctAAAGGTTTCGCCAGTTTCCCTATTTTTGGCGAAGAAAACTAGGCCTTTTTTACTAAAGTTTTCTCAGGTCTGAGTTCCACATCACatgtttgtgctgctttttagATGAACTATAATGCTTTTTCGGAAGTCTGAGGTTACTTTTAATATTTGCATAAACCACATTCCCAAAAAAGTTACCAGAAACAAGAAACAGTCATAAACTGAGAAGTTAAGTCCTTAAGGAATTATTCTTTAGGATGCAAACACTCTCCAGTCCGAAACATCACTGCAGGCAACAATGCAACATAAGAGCCAATGAAATGACAAATCCAAATGACACAGTCTTAAGTGCTataaactaataaaataaaccaattcTTGATACTTCAGCAGAGCTCTTAACCTCGGTTTTTAACACACGGGTACACTGTGAATGAACTCAGTGTCTTTGAAGTTCGGTTCTGGGGGTTCATCCCAGCTGCCAATAACACCACCTGAAACACTGCTCTGTAGGGATGTTGTTGGGGTTATAAATGAGAGCTTCCTCCTGTTTCACAGAAAACGATGGTCAGGTGCAACACCAACGAGTAACCCTCTTCCTCGGGGCTGCTTTatcccctgtactcggcactggtgaggccacagctcgagtgctgtgtccagttctgggcccctcactgcaagaaaggcATGGAGGCgttggagagagtccagagaagggcaatggagatggggaaggggctggagcacgAGTCCTCcgaggagcggctgagggagctgggggtgtttagcctgcAGAAGAGGAGGTTCAGGAGTGACTTTATCGCTCCCTGCAATTCCCTGAAAGGAGGGagtagccaggtgggggtcggcctcttctcccatgCAACCTGCACACAgccttaagctgtgccaggagaggtttaggtcGGACgttaggaggaatttcttcacagaaagggtgattagacattggaaagggctgcccagagaggtggtggagtcaccatacctggaaatgttcaaaaaatatctagacgtggcactcagtgctatCTATGGTCTACTTAACATGGCTGTGTTCGgccacaggttggactcgaCGATCgcggaggtcttttccaacctaatcgattctgtgattcctgccTCCCCTGTGCAGTCACCAGCGAACCCACCCCCAGCCCGACACCGCCCGCCGAGCTCCGCGCAAATGGAGCCGCCTCCAGAGCGCCGCTCCCGATCCCGGGCCGCACATCCTGCCGTCCCGGCCCGGGCTGTCCCACCTTCATAGGGTCGGCGAGGTAGAGCTTCTCGGCGGCGCGGGTGAACTCCTCCCAGGCCTGGAAGTGCGGCATGGCCGGGCCCGCTCGGCTCGCCGCGGCAAGATGGCGCCGGaggcgggcgggcggccggcTGAGACGGCGCCTCCCATTGGCCCGCGGGAAAGCACCGCCCAATCGCGGAGAGCGTGACTCAGGGCTCCCGGGCCGCCGGCCGAGCGCTCCCGCCACAGCGACCCCTGGAGGCGCGGCGGGATGGCGCCAGGCGCTCCCCTCCCGCCGCGCAGGGAGACGCGCCTCGTGGCGGCCCGGGCTGCGTGCCCGGGGGTCGCGGGTTCGAGCCCCGCTGCCAGCGGAGCGCCCCCCCTGCCGCGGCTGGCAGCTGCGGGGCTCTGCCAGGCCAGGTCCGGGCTGTCTCCGCCACAGCCTCTCGCCCTGGGGCCACGGGGGGCGGTGGGGACGCGGGTGCGCCAGCGGGGAGCTTGGAGGTCCGGCGGGAGGTgagggcagggccggggccgTGCACCTGAGGTGTTCTGTTTGCTCGGCCGGCCCTCCCAGCTGAAGCAATTCCCAGGTTTTCCCCGGCTGGAAGGGCCTGCGTTAAGCTGGAGGTTGGCTTCGTGTGGAGCAAAAAGGGCAGGTGGGAGCCCCTCACTGGCTTCCCTGGCCCACCTTgctgagaggggctggggcaCACCTAAACTAAAGCTGCTCTTTGGGGAAGAGGCTGAATGGCATAGAATAAAATTATGACATATGTTGGGGAACTCTGCTTTTCAgtcgtgtgtgtgtgtctgtaaaGGTGACTTTAAAATTCCcttcaaaaatgaaatgagggaggagaaagaaaattcaagatTTCTCCTGTTATGttttaaaatcccatttcctGCAATTATTTTTGTGCCTTTATAGAACAAAGCTTGTAGCCAGACAGAGAGCTAAGCTCTGCTCATGTCACACGGCTTGTGCAACTGCTGCAGTGACAATAAGCACATAAAACTTGCAGTCTCTATTCTCTATTTCACGGGGATTCACTGAAAACCCAAAAGCTCCTGATAATGATTCACAGCTTCAAGATTTACTGAACAACTCGAAGCTTAGCCAAACAAATAAACTGGGAGGTTTAGGGCAGATCTGCATTTGAGGGGACAAATTATGCAGGCTGTTGCAGTCTCCACTAGCAACATGGGGAAATACTATAGCTGCAGGCTTTTTTTGGCCACAAAAGGCATAATACGTGCAAGAGAGAATGAAGAAATGTGGAATAGAAATAAAAGGGTGGATGGGAGGTAAGGGGAGAAAAACTAGAATGAAATTCCCTGAGTcagtaaagcagaaaataattgttACTGTGGGGATCTACTCTGAAAAAGTCTGCGGTGATTAGACTGACAAACTTCATAAATTGCGGGTTGTGGGTGTTATGTGCTCTAAACAATTCTGTTAAAGGGCTTTGCACCAATGAGTGAGGGCTATGGAGGGTGGAAAgatttaaggatttttttttctttctttccagaacCGCTCACAGGGCTTAGGCACTGATGTGTCAGAGAACCCAGCTTCAGAACTGTAGGAGTTGTCTTTCAGAGACGCTGAGAATCAACAGATTATCAGGTGATAGGTATATGAACAGAGCCTAAAGCAACCAAGCAACACAGAACCTAACCTGGACGGAGTGGTTCTCTGCTCTCCTTGGGTTTGGGTAGCTATTTATAACAGCAGAGTAGGAATTGCATTTGGTGGTGTTGTACAGACATGTAGGGGATGTAAACACATGGAAAGGAAAGGTGTGGGGAGCACAAACCCATTAACACACATAGCATTTTACAGAACCATTGTTCACCAAATTTGGATCCGGGTTTTCAAGTGGGACATGGGCCTTCTGAAAGAGCCCCTGTTTTGAGCTGTCCAGTCATAAACACTTTAGGGTTGCTTTACAGAGGATTTTAGTTTTGACTCAAATGTTCAGGATCTTTTATGTGTTCTTTGACACAGAAGTGGTTTAGGAGCTTGCCAATGCCCAGTCATTAGCCCTGCACTTCAGCTAACGCAGAGCAAGATTAGAAAACAAACCCATTGTGgtactttttttctccataacCTAGATGATTTCCATGATCCATTTTAGGATGCAGCTTCTAAAACTGTTCTATATGCACAGCTTTGGAGGTGAcaaactgcagcagccagggcaaAGAACAGAGAGAGGGATTTCATAACTGGCCTTGCCTCTGAGGGAAATGGGATGTGTCACAATGACAGTTCTATACAGCCTGATACACAGTGCTGCATAGCCTGTTCCTGGCTGCAGATCTTAAGGATTTTGTcatccctgccactgccaccaccacctATGGCCCCAGGTTGTGCTGCCGCAGCTGTTTGTAACTCTGCACTGGGGATCGAACCAGTGCTGGGATTAAAAGCAGCACCGGTTTTAGTAACACATTTTTTCACTGAGATAGGTTTGGTTTTCTAGTTTACTGTGTGGCCTTAGttgtgctgacacagctgttGCAAATGTACCTTTTCTGGTGGCAAGACAGAATATGGGAATTCCTACTGTTTTTGCTGGATTGCCACCAAAAATGAGGGGCTGTATGTGAAACCACCCCCAGCCCCGGTTCCCCTGAAAGCAGGGGCAGTTGCTGAAATCTCCACAATTAAGAAGAGAAGCTATTTCTGAGCCCCAGGGAATGTCTGATACCTGTAGTTAGTGCACTGCTTCACTCTGTTGTTCTCCTTTTGCCTGGagaacagaacattttcttgACATATTTGGAAAGTAAGTCAGACCAGTGCAGCTATTCAGCTGTAAATTGTATTTGATGTATGtccaaaactgtatttttcaagcGAGTTCCAGTGAGTGCAGTAATAGTAGAAATCCTTCAATGGGCTTTTTGTttagtgaaataaaatgaacagtTGTTTATCACTGTGTGGAGTGTTTGGTATTCAGCCAATAATAATTTAGGAGTTAGTAAGAATTCTGCTAAAACATACTTACTtatcttgctttcttttcttgagTTCCTGCTTTCTGCCATGCAAGAAATCATTCCAACGGTCTTAACGGCCATTCCATCACTTGCAAGTGGAATCTGGAATGCTATAAAACCTCATTTACTCTTTCCTCAGTCTGTCTTTGTATATCCTTGCTGTATTCCCTAGACCATCTTAGATAACGTCTTCTTTTGCTTGGATTTAAGGCTGTAAAAAGCTATGAAGCAATAATGTAAGTACTTGTGTGATGAAGACTTTTCATGTGGTTTTTCCTCAGGCCTTTTCCCCTCATCCAACCTGTATGTACATGATTAATGATCTCTCTTTGATCAAGCTTCTACATGCATTGCCACTGCAAGTTCTGCTTCGTAAAGTTGTGTTCAGGCATCTGGATTGCACATGGTGATTTCTTCAGGTGTTTTATCTAGTGTCTTCCTTTGCCTTAATGACAAACTGGAATAAAATAGTAGAGAAATCATTGCATTGGATCTTAAAACATCATCCATGGAGATCTTACAGCTCCTACAAAGTTCGTGGAAattgcagctgctcagcatcaCTCAGGGTCAGACATTTGGTTTCCTGTTCTTCACATTAATGCTTTTATTCTATCTAAAGCAGGTGCCATAttctttttttgcaaaactATTTTTGCTTCCTGTATAAGGAACTCAGATAAGAGtattaaaatcattaaaatagtTATCTGTCACCATGACATACTGCTGGTGGGGAAAACAAACTGGTCTTCTCAGCTAAAAGAAGGTTTATGTAGAACACTGCGCTTTATCATGCTAAATTGTGGATTAGATGGGAAACAATGGGACAAACTGAtctcagttctgctgctctAAATCCAGAGtcattccttttatttcactggaatttttctttctttttgtatcTGTAACAGTATAATTAAGAGCAGACTTTGGTGCCGGGATGATAATCCTGTTCTTGGACCGGGAGCAACATAAAGTCAGCACAGTAATTCAGGTCTGAGAGAGTGCTAATGAGGAGTTAGTTACGAGGCAATTATTACTGCCAGGAATGCTTAATGCTCAAAGGAGATATAGTTGCTTCTTTCAAAATAGCTTCAACCCAGCCCTTAGTAAAGTTAAGGAGAATCCCAGGCATTGTGATTATACATTCCATTCTTGCATGTGTATGGTCTAAACCAGCCTGGGGTTTGCACTGATGCAGACTTCAATCACACGgggctatttttttcctttgaaaggaCATTTATATGCATAGGGATGCAGATAAATCTTGAATACACTGAGATCCGAGGTCTTGACATCTCACTGGCTTCTGAATCTCAGCACCCATGAGAACTGAGCCTGCAGTGAGAAGCAGTTTGTGCTCCTGGATGGGTTATAACACGCCAGACTGAGCCACAGGTTTCACTCCACAGCTCCTGAAGGAGCACAAAGCGTGCGGCTCCTTTCTAAGGGTTTTATGTTTTACGCAGCTTGGCTGAAGGTTTCACCAGGTTGAGCCATACACAGTTAATTACATCAATGAtaattttctattcttttgCACAGAAGCATCTTACAGAGTGATTCAGGCTCATACTGTCCTAACAGGATGATTAAATATTGGTGACACTTTGTTGTTAAAAGACAGCTCATGACAGTTAAGGCTGTATGTGGGCAGTAGGATTCCAGGGCCCTGTCCTGGTGCCTGTCATGGCCCAGTCACAGCTTCAGGGCAGGGTGAGACGTGGATGCCTGTTGCTATCCTCATTCCTTTTCCCGGGTGCTTCTGCTCCTGTGAAAGGAGCACACTCCAAACACGTCCCTGATCAGGGCACACCGTGATCTACACCTGCCAGACATTCGAGCAATGACCTTGCCCAAGGCAGCATTGTTTCCTAGTTTGCTGTAACCATCAGAAAAGACAATGTCATTTAATATGGTCAACTCTTTCTTTGGTAGGGAGTATATGTATGTGGATGGCAATAGCCATTACTCGGGCAAGAGAGTAATCCCTGCATATGGCCCTGTTCTATCCTTAATAGAAACTGCCCTTTCATTTTTGGATGCTGTTCTGACGGTGTTCTTGTTAAGCTGCTCAGTTTTGATAGCTGAAAAGATTAATCCCTTCCTGTTAAGTGGTCACTTTAGTTCCTTCAGCAT
The window above is part of the Corvus moneduloides isolate bCorMon1 chromosome 3, bCorMon1.pri, whole genome shotgun sequence genome. Proteins encoded here:
- the SRP9 gene encoding signal recognition particle 9 kDa protein, producing the protein MPHFQAWEEFTRAAEKLYLADPMKVRVVLKYRHCDGNLCIKVTDDVACLLYRTDQAQDVKKIEKFHSQLMRLMVAKESRSAAMETD